Below is a window of Flavobacterium cyclinae DNA.
ATGACGAAACTTTTGATGTTACCAATAAAGGGGTTCACTTAAACGCCAAATCTTTCAATGAAATTTTAGAAGACCCAAATACTATCGTAGTGGACTTCAGAAATCATTACGAAAGTGAAGTAGGACATTTTAAAGGAGCAATTACACCAGATGTGGAAACTTTTAGAGAGTCTTTACCCATCATCAACGAACAATTAAAAGATTTTAAAGAAGATAAAAACTTGGTGATGTATTGCACAGGTGGAATTCGTTGCGAGAAAGCATCTGCCTATTTCAAACATCAAGGTTTTAAAAATGTATTTCAGCTGGAAGGTGGAATCATCAATTACGCCAAACAAATCAAAGAAGAAGGTTTGGAAAGCAAATTCATTGGAAAGAATTTCGTATTTGATAATCGTTTAGGAGAACGAATCACTGAAGATATTATTTCGCAATGTCACCAATGTGGGAAACCTTGTGACAATCATACCAATTGCGCTAATGATGGTTGTCATTTATTGTTCATTCAATGTGACGAATGTAAAGCAGCTATGGAAAATTGCTGTTCAACTGAATGTTTGGAAATCACACATTTACCATTAGCTGAACAAGTAAAATTGAGAAGTGGTAAACAAGTTGGAAATAAAGTGTTCCGTAAAGGAAAATCAGAAGCTTTGAAGTTTAAAAAATCGGGAGAGTTACCTGATGCACCAATTGCAACTGTAAATCCGGTTAAAGACATTCGCCAAAAAATCAAAGAGAAAAAAGTGATTTTAGGGAAAGCACAACACTACTATGTAAAAGCTCAAGTAGGTCTATTTGAAATTGAAAACAACGAATTGAATTTAGGAGATAAGATTTTAATTTCAGGACCAACCACTGGAAATGAGGAATTGGTTGTAGAAAAAATGTTCGTTAATGGAACCGAAGCCAATCAAGCAAAACCCGGCGACAAAGTAACATTTGCCTTGCCATTTAGAGTGCGATTATCAGATAAACTATTTAAAATCTTAAACTAATGACAACTACAGGAAGAATTGAATTAATGGCGCCTGCCGGTAATTTCGAATCGCTTCAGGCGGCATTAGATAATGGTTGTGATTCTGTTTATTTTGGTGTCGAACAATTAAATATGCGCGCTCGAGCAACAGTAAATTTCGTTTTAGATGATTTACCAGAAATTGCGCGTCGTTGTAACGAAAAAAATGTTAGGACGTATCTAACTTTAAATACGATTATTTACGATCATGATTTATCGATTGTAAAAACACTTTTAACCAAAGCCAAAGAAGCAGGAATTACAGCCGTAATTGCCTCAGACCAAGCCGTTATTATGACGGCTCGCACTATGGGGATGGAAGTACACATTTCCACTCAATTGAATGTAACGAACATCGAAACTGTAAAATTCTATGCGATGTTTGCCGATACAATTGTATTATCTCGCGAGTTGAGTTTACGTCAAGTAAAGAAAATCACAGATGATATCGAAAAAGAACAAATCAAAGGGCCAAGCGGCAATTTAGTTGAGATTGAAATCTTTGGTCACGGCGCTTTGTGTATGGCCGTTTCTGGAAAATGTTATTTGAGTTTGCATTCGCATAATTCATCGGCAAATCGTGGTGCTTGCAAACAAAATTGTCGTAAAAAATACACGGTAATCGACCAAGAAAGTGGTTTTGAAATCGAAATCGATAACGAATACATGATGTCGCCAAAAGATTTATGTACGTTAGATTTTCTGGATCAAGTTATCGATTCTGGAATAAAAGTATTGAAAATTGAAGGTCGAGGAAGAGCCGCTGATTATGTGGCAACCGTTATCAAAACCTATCGCGAAGCAATTGATTCCTATTACGAAGGAACCTTCACTAAAGAAAAAATTCAAACTTGGATGGAAGCTTTGGCAACGGTTTACAATCGTGGCTTTTGGAGCGGTTATTATTTGGGACAAAAATTAGGCGAATGGTCTGATAATCCAGGTTCTAATGCGACTCAGAAAAAAGTGTACGTTGGAAAAGGTATGCATTATTTCCCAAAATCAAGCATCGCCGAATTCAAAATTGAAGCTTACGATATTAAAAAAGGCGATAAAATTTTAATTACAGGTCCATCAACAGGAGCGCAAGAATTAATTTTAGAAGATTTCTTTGTGAATGACGTAACTTCTGAAAAAGCAACCAAAGGCGATAGTTGCACTTTGAAAGTGCCGTTCCGCATTCGTTTGTCAGACAAAATGTATAAAATTGTAGAAAACTAATGGTTGTTGTTACGCTTCAAAGAGACAAATGTATTGGTTGTAATTATTGTGTAGAAATGGCACCTGCTCAATTCCAAATGTCTAAAAAAGACGGAAAATCAGTATTAATTAAATCGGTTGATTCAAAAGGATTTCACTCCTTAAAATCACCTGATCATACCATTGTTGAAAATTGTGAATTAGCAGCAAAAGCTTGTCCAGTCCATATTATTACTGTAAAGGAAACATAATTTTGTGTTTTACAATACTATATGAAAACCTATTTCGTTTAACTATGAGATGGGTTTTTTCTTTTTGGGGAACTTCAAGATTGATTTTTGAAAGTTTCCATAAAAATTCAATATCTTTACGCTCAAAAACATTTTAGAAACGTAGTCCAAAAACGGACAATCAATATATATTTCAATTATGGCATGTACAAACTGTTCCACGGGTGCTAAAGACGGCACACCAAAAGGATGTAATAATAACGGGACTTGCGGCACCGATAGCTGCAACAAACTTTCGGTTTTCGATTGGTTGTCAAATATGACGTTGCCGGGTGGTCAAGAACCATTTGATGCAGCTGAAATTCGTTTTAAAAACGGAAGAAAAGAATTTTTCAGAAATACTGAAAAGCTAACATTATCTATAGGAGATATTGTGGCTACTGAAGCTTCACCAGGGCACGATATCGGAATTGTGACTTTGACTGGCGAATTGGTAAAAATTCAAATGAAAAAGAAAGGCGAAAATCCGGATAAGGAATTGGCAAAAATCTACAGAAAAGCATCACAACGCGACATTGATATTTGGACAGAAGCTCGAAACAAAGAAGAATCGGTACGTATGCGTGCTAGAGAAATTGCAATTGATTTGAAATTGGAAATGAAAATTTCGGATGTAGAATTTCAAGGTGATGGTTCTAAAGCAACGTTTTATTACACTGCAAATGATCGAGTAGATTTCCGTCAATTGATTAAAGAATTTGCTCAAGAATTCAAGATTAGAATTGAAATGAAGCAAGTAGGATTTCGCCAAGAAGCCGCTCGTTTAGGAGGAATTGGTTCTTGTGGAAGAGAATTATGTTGTTCTACTTGGTTAACCGATTTTAGAAGTGTAAATACTTCGGCAGCGCGTTACCAACAATTATCATTAAATCCACAAAAACTAGCAGGTCAATGTGGAAAATTAAAATGCTGTTTAAATTATGAGTTAGATACTTATTTGGATGCTTTAAAAGGATTTCCCGATATGGATACAAAATTGTATACAGAAAAAGGAGATGCTTATTGCCAAAAAGTAGATATTTTTAAAGAAATTATGTGGTTTGCGTATGCTAATGCTCCCGCTCAATGGTTAGTATTACCTGTAGCAAAAGTTAAAGAAATAGTAGCTCTTAATAAAAAGAAAGAAAAAGTAGCAGCTTTAGAAGATTATGTAGTGGAGAGTACGCGCGAAGTTGAGAAAAAATTTGAAAACGTTGTGGGTCAAGATAGTTTAACACGTTTTGATCAACCTAAAAAGAAATCGAACAATAGAAATAAAAAAAGGAAACCAACAAATTTTAAAAATGCACCTAAAAAAGATTAATTTTATCATTACACTTTTTGTCATCATGTTTTTTGTTTCTTGTGACAAAAAGCAATTTTTTAGCGAATATAAAGAACTTGATGGTACATGGAAAAAAGCGGATACATTACGATTTACTTTTGATCAAAATGATACAGTAAATCCATATCATTTGTTTCTAAATGTTAGAAATAATAATGATTATCCTTTTAGCAATATGTACTTGATTGTAACTATGAAAGAACCGGGGAAAAACCCAACAATTAAAGTAGATACATTAGAATATCTTATGGCAAATCCAGATGGAACTTTGTTAGGTGAAGGTTTTTCAGACATTAAAGAAAGTAAATTGTGGTATTTAGAAAATTTCAAGTTCAAGAAAGCTGGAAAGTATAATGTGGAAGTAGTTCAGGCTGTAAGGGAACTAGGAAAAGTAGAGGGTGTAGCAGAATTAAAAGGGATTACAGAATTAGGATTAAGAATCGAAAAAATAAATTAGTATGGCTACTAAAAAAGCAAATACAGACGATTTTTCTGAGTATAAAAGAAAGTTTTGGCAACTATTTGCCTATGGTTTTTTAGGGATAATTTTATTATTCTTATTTGCTTCATGGGGATTTTTTGGAAAAATGCCTTCATTTGATGATTTAGAAAATCCAGACTCTAATGTGGCAACTGAAATCATCTCTTCTGACGGAGTTGTTATTGGAAAATTTTTCAAAGAAAATAGAACTCCAGTAAAATATGAAGAGTTACCACAACATTTAGTAAAAGCTCTTGTAGCAACTGAAGACGAACGTTTTTACGATCATTCGGGTATTGATGCAAAAGGTACATTACGTGCAGTAGTAAGACTTGGTAGAGATGGAGGAGCAAGTACATTAACCCAACAATTAGCAAAAAATCTATTTCATGGAAGTGATGGGTCAAAATTTATTCTTTTTAGGGTAATTCAAAAAGTAAAGGAATGGATTATTGCAATTCGCTTGGAACGTCAGTATACGAAACAAGAAATTATTGCACTTTATTTAAATCAAGTAGATTTTGTAAATGGTGCAGTTGGAATTCGTTCGGCAGCTAAAATCTACATGAATAAAGAACCAAAAGATTTAACAATTGAGGAATCGGCTTTGTTTGTAGGAATGTTAAAAAATCCTTCGTTATATAATCCTAATCGTAAAAAACGCGCAGAATTGGTTCTAAATCGTAGAAATACAGTTTTAGGGCAAATGGTAAAAAATGGCGTTATTTCTGAAACAAAAAAAGCAGAATTAAGCAAACTACCTATTAAATTAGATTTTAGACCTGAAAGTCACGCACAAGGAAGCGCAACTTACTTTAGAGAATATCTAAGAGATTACATGAAAAAATGGGTAAAAGACCATTTAAAATCTGACGGTACAGAATACGATTTGTATAGAGATGGTTTAAAAATTTATACTACTATCGATTCTAAGATGCAACAATATGCAGAGGAAGCGGTATACGAACATCTTAAAAATCTTCAAAAAGAATTTTTTAAAGGAAAGAAAGATCAAGAAAATGCTCCTTTTGTTGATATTACTCCAGAACAAACCCAAAACATTATGAACCAAGCAATGAAAAACTCAGAGCGTTGGCGTAAAATGGATTTGAATGGAAAAACAAAAGAAGAAATAATTAAGTCTTTTGATGTGCCTGCAAAAATGAAAATTTTTACATACGATGGTGAAAAAGATACCATTATGACACCAAAGGATTCCATTATTTACTATAAACATTTTCTACAAACTGGAATGATGGCAATGGAACCTCGTACAGGTCATATTAAGGCATGGGTTGGAGGTGTAAATTATAAATACTTCCAGTATGATCACGTAGGACAAGGTGCAAGACAAGTAGGTTCTACATTCAAACCTTTTGTTTATGCTACAGTAATTGAACAATTACAAATGTCACCATGTGATTCAATTATCGATAGTTATTTTACCATGCCAAAAGGGAGATGGGGAATTGATGCCGATTGGTCACCAAAAAATTCGGATGGCAATTATAGAGGAACCATTACATTACAAAAAGCATTAGCCAATTCGGTTAATACGGTTTCTGCAAAATTAATAGATCGAGTAGGACCACAAGCAGTAGTAGATATGGCAAAAGAATTAGGAATTACTTCAAAAATTCCAGTACAACCATCTATTGCTTTAGGGGCAGTTGATATAACTGTTGAAGAAATGGTGGGTGCCATGAGTACATTTGCCAATCAAGGGGTGTATGTTAAGCCTTCATTCATTATTAAAATTGAAGACAAAAATGGTGTAGTTTTAGATCAACCAATACCGGTTACTAAAGATGTGGTTAACAAAGATGTAGCTTTTGCAGTAGTTAAGTTAATGGAAGGGGTAACCCAATCAGGAACAGGTTCACGATTAAAATGGGGAGGAGCAGGATTCCGAAATTATGATTATAGTTTTGGTAATCCAATAGCTGGAAAAACAGGAACTTCTCAAAATAATTCTGATGGATGGTTTATAGGCATGGTTCCAAATTTAGCCACCGGAATTTGGGTAGGAAATGAAGATAGAGCCGCTCATTTTAAATCTACTCATTATGGACAAGGTGCAACAATGGCACTACCAATTTGGGGTATTTTTATGAAAAAATGTTATGCCGATAGTGATTTAGATGTATCAAAAGACCCATTTGAACGACCTGATGATTTAAAAATCAAGGTGGATTGTTGGACGCCTAAAAAAGTAGTAGATTCTACTGCTGTTCCAACAGATGAACCTGATATGAATGAATTTGGAATATAAAACAACAACAAACTAATATATGATTTCTAGAAAAGTTAACAACGTTAAAGAGGCTTTAGAAGGCATTCAAGACGGACAAACCATCATGTTAGGTGGTTTTGGTCTTTGTGGAATTCCCGAAAACAGTATTGCCGAATTAGTAAATAAAGGAGTTACCAATTTAACTTGTATTTCCAATAATGCAGGTGTTGATGATTTCGGATTGGGATTATTATTACAAAAACGCCAAATCAAAAAAATGATTTCTTCTTATGTAGGAGAAAATGCTGAATTTGAAAGACAAATGCTTTCAGGTGAATTAGAAGTAGAACTAACACCACAAGGAACTTTAGCTGAAAAATGTCGTGCTGCTCAAGCAGGAATTCCAGCATTCTTTACTCCAGCAGGTTACGGAACAGAAGTAGCTGAAGGAAAAGAAGTTCGTGAATTTAACGGAAAAATGCATGTTTTAGAACATGCTTTCAAAGCCGATTTTTCAATTGTAAAAGCTTGGAAAGGTGACGAAGCAGGAAATTTAATCTTCAAAGGAACAGCCCGAAACTTTAATGCACCGATGGCTGGCGCAGCAAAAATCACAATTGCTGAGGTTGAAGAATTGGTACCAGCTGGAACTTTAGATCCAAATGAAATTCACATTCCAGGAATTATGATTAATCGTATTTTCCAGGGTGAGAAATTTGAGAAAAGAATTGAGCAAAGAACCGTTAGACAAAAATAATTAGCCAATATGCAAATGAGCCATTTAGACGATGAGCCATTTAGTCAATAAAATTAATTGACACATTGACACATTTTCAAATTGACACATAAAAATAGGCACATTGACACATTATCACATTGACACATTATACTATGGCATTAGATAAAAATCAAATCGCAAAAAGAATAGCACAAGAAGTAAAAGACGGTTACTATGTTAATTTAGGAATCGGAATCCCAACTTTAGTTGCCAATTATGTTCGTACCGATATTTCAGTTGAATTTCAATCTGAAAATGGGGTTTTAGGAATGGGACCTTTCCCTTTTGAAGGAGAAGAAGATGCGGATATCATAAACGCAGGAAAACAAACCATCACCACTTTACCAGGAGCCAGTTTCTTTGACTCAGCATTTAGTTTCGGAATGATTCGCGCTCAAAAAGTAGATTTAACGATTTTAGGAGCTATGGAAGTTTCTGAAAATGGTGATATTGCCAACTGGAAAATCCCAGGAAAAATGGTAAAAGGAATGGGTGGTGCTATGGATTTAGTAGCTTCGGCAGAAAATATTATCGTAGCTATGATGCACGTTAATAAAGCAGGAGAATCTAAAATTCTAAAAAGATGTACACTTCCATTAACAGGTGTTGGTTGTGTGAAAAAAGTAGTTACAGAATTAGCAGTTTTAGAAATTACTCCAAGAGGTTTCAAATTGTTAGAAACAGCACCAGGCGTTTCAGTTGAAGATGTTATTAAAGCAACAGAAGCAGAATTAATCATTGAAGGAGATATTCCTGAAATGAAAATCGATTAATAATAAATTTTTTGTTTACCGCAGATTCGCAGATTACAATTTTTAACATCTGTGGATCTGCTTTTTACTTCTATTTAATCCAATAAAAAACAAATAATAATCTGCGAATCCGCGGTAATATTTTCAAGAAAAATGAGCTTACCAAAAGTAATTCTAAAATCAGGTAAAGAAAAATCTATTCAACGTCGTCATCCTTGGATTTTCAGTGGTGCGGTTTATGGCGTGAGTCGTGAAATTAATGATGGCGAAATGGTAGATGTAGTCGATTCGAAAAACAATCATTTAGGAACGGGATATTTCAGTGATAAAGGAAGTATCGTAGTTCGAATTTTGACTTTCGGCGATGAAACTTTTTCTGAGAATTTCTGGAATGAAAAATTGCAATCGGCTTGGAAGTTGCGATTGAAATTATTGAATTTAGAAGTTACGAATGCTTTTCGTGTAATTCACGGAGAAGGAGATGGAATTCCAGGATTAATCATTGACTATTACGATAAGAACTGGGTAATTCAAGCCCATTCTACTGGAATTTTTCTTCAAATGGCGGAAATTGCAAAAGCGATTCAAATCAATTTCTCAGATTTTTGCGAAACCATTTATTGTAAAAGTTCAGGAACTTTACCTAATAGAGGAACCGATTATTTCTTATTTGGAAATAAAGCAGAAGCGGTTGCGAAAGAGAACAACATTTTATTTTCGGTAAATTGGGTAGAAGGTCAAAAAACAGGTTTCTTCCTAGACCAACGTGAAAACCGAAAATTACTAGGCGAATTCTCAAAAGGTAAAAAAGTATTAAACACCTTTTGCTACACAGGCGGATTTTCAATTTACGCCATGAGCGCGGGAGCTGAGTTGGTAACTTCGGTAGATATTTCTCAAAAAGCGGTGGATTTGGCTGCTAGTAATATGGAATTGAATTTTCCAAACGCCAACCATAAAGCTGTAGCTGATGATGTATTCAACTTCATGAAAGAGAATCATCAAATTTATGATGTAATTGTCTTAGATCCACCCGCATTTGCAAAAAGCATCAAAAGTAAACACACCGCAACGCAAGCCTACAAACGTTTAAACATTGCAGGTTTAAAAGCTTTAGCTCCAAACGGAATTTTATTCACGTTCTCGTGCTCTCAAGTCATTGACGATGTTTTATTTTACAATACAGTTGCCGCAGCAGCCATAGAAACCGGAAGAAACATCAGAGTTTTACACAAATTAGAACAAGGACCCGATCACCCAACGAATATTTACCATCCCGAAGGTCATTATTTAAAAGGATTGGTGTTGTTTGTAGAGTAGACTTGAAAGTGTTCAGTGTTCAGTTTGAAGTGTTCAGTGTTTTACACATTGTTTGTCATTCCGAAGGAATCTCATAAAGTTTTTTTAAATTATGATAAGATTTTTTAGCTTCTTACTTTTTACTCTTTTTTTGTTTAGTTGTAAACAGAAAACAGAAATAGTACAAGCTGAAATGAAGTCTTTTAATATGAAAATTGACTTTAGACTTTATTCTGATAGCACTTACATTTTTAAAAGTATATATGAATTTGATTCTATAAAAAATGAAATTCTTAAAGGAAAATATAAATTAGTAAATGACACACTTGTTTGTTATGGTGATTTTAATTTTAATGGGGTTTTAAAAAATAATTTTATTGAATCTAACGATGAATATGAAAAATATGAAATCTTAAATTCGAAAATAAATTCAAATTCTAAAATTGATTTTCAAAAATTTCCAACTTATACAACTTTTACATTTAGTCAATCAAAACAAAATAATCATTTTAACGAAACAGCTATTCCTTACGAATTAACAGAAAATGATTTACTTACAATAGATTCTATTTTGCCAATTTACATGAATAAAACAAGTTATTTCAAAGGAGTGAAGAAAACAGACAACTATTCGAAACAGTTTATAGCAACAAAAAACAAGAATGGCGAAATAGAAGTTTGGGTTAATTGCACATGTTCAGGAATAGCTAAAGATTCATTCAAATATTTTATTGGAACAGTTCATGATGGTGGACCTTGTTTTTTTAGATTTAAAATTAATTTATCTACAAAAGAATGTTTTGATGTTGTAGTAAATGGAAATTAAAAAAACCTGTAAGTTGAAAGACTTACAGGTTTGTATATTTTCTAATCTCTTTATTTTAAGATTAAAGATTCATAAAGAAATCATTCCCTTTATCATCTGTAATAATAAACGCTGGGAAATCTTTTACTTCAATTTTACGCACAGCTTCCATTCCTAATTCTGGGAAATCTACAACTTCAACTGATAAGATGTTTTCTTTTGCTAAAATTGCAGCAGGACCACCAATCGAACCTAAATAGAATCCACCGTGTTTTTTACAAGCGTTCATTACGTCTTTGCTTCGGTTTCCTTTTGCCAACATGATCATGCTTCCACCAGCCGCTTGGAATTCGTCTACATAAACGTCCATTCTTCCAGCAGTCGTTGGACCAAAACTTCCTGAAGGCATTCCGTCTGGAGTTTTTGCAGGACCTGCGTAATATACTGGGTGATTTTTAAAATATTCTGGCATTGGTTTTCCAGCATCTAATAATTCTTTGATTTTGGCATGAGCAATATCGCGTGCTACAATCAAAGTTCCGTTTAATTTCAAACGTGTTTTGATTGGGTATTTTGATAATTCTCCCAATACTTCTTTCATTGGTTTGTTCAAATCAATTTCCACCGCTGGCTCTAAATGTGGAGCAGTTTCAGGTAAAAATTGACCTGGATTCGTTTCCAATTGCTCTAAGAAAATACCGTCTTTCGTGATTTTTCCTTTGATATTTCTATCTGCCGAACAAGAAACTCCCATTCCCACTGGACAAGATGCTGCGTGACGAGGTAAACGAATTACACGAACATCATGTGTTAAATATTTCCCGCCAAATTGGGCTCCAATAGAGCTTTCTTGACAAATCTGCTGAACACGTTTTTCCCATTCCAAATCACGGAAAGCTTGACCTGCCATGTTTCCAGAAGTTGGAAGATTGTCATAATAACCAGCAGAAGCTTTTTTCACGGCTGCTAAATTCGCTTCCGCAGAAGTTCCACCGATAACGATAGCTAAGTGATAGGGAGGACAAGCCGCTGTTCCTAAATCCATAATGCGCTCACGAATGAATTCATCTAGCGATTTTTCATTCAATAAGGATTTAGTTTTTTGATATAAAAACGTTTTGTTAGCAGAACCACCACCTTTAGCTAAAAATAAAAACTCATACGAATTCCCTTTTTTGGAATAAATATCAATTTGAGCTGGTAAGTTTGAACCCGAATTTTTTTCTTCAAACATCGAAATCGGCACAATTTGCGAGTAACGAAGGTTTTTATTTTGGTAGGTGTTAAAAATCCCTTTTGATAACCATTCGCCATCATCAACACCGGTGTATACACTTTCTCCTTTTTTAGCAACTACAATAGCTGTTCCAGTATCTTGACAAGAAGGCAATTTTCCTTCTACTGCCACCGCGGCATTTTGTAATAAATTATAAGCCACAAAACGATCGTTGTCTGTTGCTTCTGGGTCTTCAATAATGTTTCTTAGTTTTTGTAAATGTGCCGAACGCAACATAAATGAAACGTCGTTCATAGCTTCTTGCGCTAATAACTCTAATCCTTTTGG
It encodes the following:
- the trhO gene encoding oxygen-dependent tRNA uridine(34) hydroxylase TrhO, producing the protein MQLYNTLSAEERKELIDLAGKQRLTLSFYAYAKIEDPKKFRNDLFVAWNALDALGRIYVAHEGINAQMSVPAENFEAFRETLEVYDFMRGIRLNVAVEQDDHSFLKLTIKVRHKIVADGLNDETFDVTNKGVHLNAKSFNEILEDPNTIVVDFRNHYESEVGHFKGAITPDVETFRESLPIINEQLKDFKEDKNLVMYCTGGIRCEKASAYFKHQGFKNVFQLEGGIINYAKQIKEEGLESKFIGKNFVFDNRLGERITEDIISQCHQCGKPCDNHTNCANDGCHLLFIQCDECKAAMENCCSTECLEITHLPLAEQVKLRSGKQVGNKVFRKGKSEALKFKKSGELPDAPIATVNPVKDIRQKIKEKKVILGKAQHYYVKAQVGLFEIENNELNLGDKILISGPTTGNEELVVEKMFVNGTEANQAKPGDKVTFALPFRVRLSDKLFKILN
- a CDS encoding peptidase U32 family protein — encoded protein: MTTTGRIELMAPAGNFESLQAALDNGCDSVYFGVEQLNMRARATVNFVLDDLPEIARRCNEKNVRTYLTLNTIIYDHDLSIVKTLLTKAKEAGITAVIASDQAVIMTARTMGMEVHISTQLNVTNIETVKFYAMFADTIVLSRELSLRQVKKITDDIEKEQIKGPSGNLVEIEIFGHGALCMAVSGKCYLSLHSHNSSANRGACKQNCRKKYTVIDQESGFEIEIDNEYMMSPKDLCTLDFLDQVIDSGIKVLKIEGRGRAADYVATVIKTYREAIDSYYEGTFTKEKIQTWMEALATVYNRGFWSGYYLGQKLGEWSDNPGSNATQKKVYVGKGMHYFPKSSIAEFKIEAYDIKKGDKILITGPSTGAQELILEDFFVNDVTSEKATKGDSCTLKVPFRIRLSDKMYKIVEN
- a CDS encoding ferredoxin encodes the protein MVVVTLQRDKCIGCNYCVEMAPAQFQMSKKDGKSVLIKSVDSKGFHSLKSPDHTIVENCELAAKACPVHIITVKET
- a CDS encoding PSP1 domain-containing protein — protein: MACTNCSTGAKDGTPKGCNNNGTCGTDSCNKLSVFDWLSNMTLPGGQEPFDAAEIRFKNGRKEFFRNTEKLTLSIGDIVATEASPGHDIGIVTLTGELVKIQMKKKGENPDKELAKIYRKASQRDIDIWTEARNKEESVRMRAREIAIDLKLEMKISDVEFQGDGSKATFYYTANDRVDFRQLIKEFAQEFKIRIEMKQVGFRQEAARLGGIGSCGRELCCSTWLTDFRSVNTSAARYQQLSLNPQKLAGQCGKLKCCLNYELDTYLDALKGFPDMDTKLYTEKGDAYCQKVDIFKEIMWFAYANAPAQWLVLPVAKVKEIVALNKKKEKVAALEDYVVESTREVEKKFENVVGQDSLTRFDQPKKKSNNRNKKRKPTNFKNAPKKD
- a CDS encoding gliding motility lipoprotein GldH → MHLKKINFIITLFVIMFFVSCDKKQFFSEYKELDGTWKKADTLRFTFDQNDTVNPYHLFLNVRNNNDYPFSNMYLIVTMKEPGKNPTIKVDTLEYLMANPDGTLLGEGFSDIKESKLWYLENFKFKKAGKYNVEVVQAVRELGKVEGVAELKGITELGLRIEKIN
- a CDS encoding transglycosylase domain-containing protein codes for the protein MATKKANTDDFSEYKRKFWQLFAYGFLGIILLFLFASWGFFGKMPSFDDLENPDSNVATEIISSDGVVIGKFFKENRTPVKYEELPQHLVKALVATEDERFYDHSGIDAKGTLRAVVRLGRDGGASTLTQQLAKNLFHGSDGSKFILFRVIQKVKEWIIAIRLERQYTKQEIIALYLNQVDFVNGAVGIRSAAKIYMNKEPKDLTIEESALFVGMLKNPSLYNPNRKKRAELVLNRRNTVLGQMVKNGVISETKKAELSKLPIKLDFRPESHAQGSATYFREYLRDYMKKWVKDHLKSDGTEYDLYRDGLKIYTTIDSKMQQYAEEAVYEHLKNLQKEFFKGKKDQENAPFVDITPEQTQNIMNQAMKNSERWRKMDLNGKTKEEIIKSFDVPAKMKIFTYDGEKDTIMTPKDSIIYYKHFLQTGMMAMEPRTGHIKAWVGGVNYKYFQYDHVGQGARQVGSTFKPFVYATVIEQLQMSPCDSIIDSYFTMPKGRWGIDADWSPKNSDGNYRGTITLQKALANSVNTVSAKLIDRVGPQAVVDMAKELGITSKIPVQPSIALGAVDITVEEMVGAMSTFANQGVYVKPSFIIKIEDKNGVVLDQPIPVTKDVVNKDVAFAVVKLMEGVTQSGTGSRLKWGGAGFRNYDYSFGNPIAGKTGTSQNNSDGWFIGMVPNLATGIWVGNEDRAAHFKSTHYGQGATMALPIWGIFMKKCYADSDLDVSKDPFERPDDLKIKVDCWTPKKVVDSTAVPTDEPDMNEFGI
- a CDS encoding CoA transferase subunit A, which translates into the protein MISRKVNNVKEALEGIQDGQTIMLGGFGLCGIPENSIAELVNKGVTNLTCISNNAGVDDFGLGLLLQKRQIKKMISSYVGENAEFERQMLSGELEVELTPQGTLAEKCRAAQAGIPAFFTPAGYGTEVAEGKEVREFNGKMHVLEHAFKADFSIVKAWKGDEAGNLIFKGTARNFNAPMAGAAKITIAEVEELVPAGTLDPNEIHIPGIMINRIFQGEKFEKRIEQRTVRQK
- a CDS encoding CoA transferase subunit B, producing MALDKNQIAKRIAQEVKDGYYVNLGIGIPTLVANYVRTDISVEFQSENGVLGMGPFPFEGEEDADIINAGKQTITTLPGASFFDSAFSFGMIRAQKVDLTILGAMEVSENGDIANWKIPGKMVKGMGGAMDLVASAENIIVAMMHVNKAGESKILKRCTLPLTGVGCVKKVVTELAVLEITPRGFKLLETAPGVSVEDVIKATEAELIIEGDIPEMKID
- a CDS encoding class I SAM-dependent rRNA methyltransferase — its product is MSLPKVILKSGKEKSIQRRHPWIFSGAVYGVSREINDGEMVDVVDSKNNHLGTGYFSDKGSIVVRILTFGDETFSENFWNEKLQSAWKLRLKLLNLEVTNAFRVIHGEGDGIPGLIIDYYDKNWVIQAHSTGIFLQMAEIAKAIQINFSDFCETIYCKSSGTLPNRGTDYFLFGNKAEAVAKENNILFSVNWVEGQKTGFFLDQRENRKLLGEFSKGKKVLNTFCYTGGFSIYAMSAGAELVTSVDISQKAVDLAASNMELNFPNANHKAVADDVFNFMKENHQIYDVIVLDPPAFAKSIKSKHTATQAYKRLNIAGLKALAPNGILFTFSCSQVIDDVLFYNTVAAAAIETGRNIRVLHKLEQGPDHPTNIYHPEGHYLKGLVLFVE
- a CDS encoding fumarate hydratase: MDFLYQDPYPILKDDTQYKKLTSDYVKVEQLGDREIVVVDPKGLELLAQEAMNDVSFMLRSAHLQKLRNIIEDPEATDNDRFVAYNLLQNAAVAVEGKLPSCQDTGTAIVVAKKGESVYTGVDDGEWLSKGIFNTYQNKNLRYSQIVPISMFEEKNSGSNLPAQIDIYSKKGNSYEFLFLAKGGGSANKTFLYQKTKSLLNEKSLDEFIRERIMDLGTAACPPYHLAIVIGGTSAEANLAAVKKASAGYYDNLPTSGNMAGQAFRDLEWEKRVQQICQESSIGAQFGGKYLTHDVRVIRLPRHAASCPVGMGVSCSADRNIKGKITKDGIFLEQLETNPGQFLPETAPHLEPAVEIDLNKPMKEVLGELSKYPIKTRLKLNGTLIVARDIAHAKIKELLDAGKPMPEYFKNHPVYYAGPAKTPDGMPSGSFGPTTAGRMDVYVDEFQAAGGSMIMLAKGNRSKDVMNACKKHGGFYLGSIGGPAAILAKENILSVEVVDFPELGMEAVRKIEVKDFPAFIITDDKGNDFFMNL